Genomic window (Vigna unguiculata cultivar IT97K-499-35 chromosome 10, ASM411807v1, whole genome shotgun sequence):
TCCCCCTTAGTTTTTATTAGAGAGTTCAGGATGTTGTGATGGAGTTTTTGTTGTTGGGAGGAGAAAACAGCTagattaatgttataaaattaagaGCTTATTGCTGAAAATGCTTTATAAACAATATAGTTGATTAATGTCGTGTGTATAAATGTAAAATCTCCTTTCTTGTTCTCACTCAACATTTTTTTGACCCAGATATACTTCCTGTGTTATATTCTCTAAAATGGACACAAACATGTTCCAATCAGATGATTCAAGGAAATACTATTGTCCAGTACTGGGTTTGAAAGTTTTTGTTCAAGATAGCAACTTGAGATGCCTTACAGCTGTGTCAAACATTCTTCAAGCCCTTGGATATGAAGGTAAGTGGCAGTGAACGCATATTTCTAAAAgctaaaagttatttttctatCATATATACGTGACTTATATACTGTTTAATTGCACTGAAATATCTTTGGAACCTCATCTTCAGATGTTCCCCAATGTCATATATTAACTTTGAAAGACAGTATGATTATTTGTAGTGAATGAAATGACTTAATCTTTGAAAgtcaatatgattattttttgtgaatcaaGTGATGATAAACTAATCACATTCATAATCTGAGGTGTCAGTCAACAATGTTCATTGTTTGGTGAATACACTCACACACATTGTGCTGTCAGTCAATGTGATGCTTTGTTTTAAATGTTAGCAATATGATATAATACTAAGTTGTCATAACTAAAGTTGCATGATAATGCGTTGGACGCAAGTTTAAAAGCAGTTCTTGGATCCTTTTAGTTTTTCCTATAGGATGCATGTTCCTGTCTTATGAAAGCATTGTACTTTGGACACAGATTTTTCGGAGCCTCGTTGGAGACCAAATAACTTAAATGATACTTGATAAGATAACATATATAGATATGCTTGCTTAAGTCAGAATATCTTGTTCGTCAATCATCTCCTCCTGTTTTGTTATCAAAGGTTATAATGTTTGAGGGATTACAGATCCTCCAATATGGCTTGGTTCTAACATCCATAATTACAATTGTAGTCACACACTTAGTAAAGAAGATTAGCTAAAAACTAATGgttataaaaattcaaacaaaatgaagtaaaaaattccCAGAAAACTTAACTCTGGCCCTGACTATgcatataaattgtttttaattttatttgttgaggCCAAAACTATGAGGGTATTATGACCTTcacattatataattatttttttggattggtttattttttcaaaatttcctAATTTCTTGTACTACTAGTTGTGACTGCATCACTTGCTTCTGAGGCATTATCCATTGTCAAGGAGAAGTggaatgaacttaatttggcaCTTGTTGAGGTTCACTTACCTGACATGGGGATAATTTTGCTGTCTTAGAAGATAAGAGAATTAACAAACATGCCATATTTCCTTTAAgttctcaaattatttttggcTTGTTTTACTTGTAACCACAAATGTCATTCTTGAACTGACACGGTTTATTGTTTCTGTAGTTATGACTGCTAATAATTCCATAGAGCTGTTTGAATCTGAATTGCATTTACAAAAGCCAGTTAAGATTTCTAATCTAAGCAGTTTGTGGAAATATGCATTGTGGAGGATGGAAGACAAAATGGTGATAACTGCAGATGTAGAGGGCTTTGGGAGGCTTGAGTCAGAGGAAATTATTGCAAATAACAATAGAGAATGTCAGTCATTCATGAACACTGGAGGGCAGACTCTCCAAAGTGTCATAATAAGAGAACATAATCATACAAGAGGGGGGAAAGAAAGTGAATCATTAATCCTAGATAGGAAAAGGCTTAGTCGGACTTATGATTCACCTATGAAGTTCTTCGGAGGTGCTGAATTGGCTGGAACCAGTGGTAAGTTTGGACttgagtttatttatttatttgtcatttttgCTGTAGCTATTAGCTATAAGAGTAACACTTGTTTTTCTTATGTAAAGCTTCTCCAAGTCAAACAAATCAGCTTAGGGCTGTGCCAAGATTTGAAATACAGAACATTGAAAGCCATTTTCaggtttgttctttttattaaatttccgAGCCTTATATTATGGCCTGAGAGCCTTATATTATGGCCTGAGAGTGAAGACTTTATTTCTGTTATCGAATCCATGATCACTGTCATATGACTGAAACCTTACTACTGCATCAAGGTGTTTCAAAATTTGCAGACAATACTTGAAAGTTAGTTGTGCTTATTAATAGAAGCAtactctctttctttctctctcaaatCGTCATACTCTATTTCTAGATTTGCAACTTATGTTTCAACACATTGTTAGTTTGTCTCCTTGATTAAGCATTATGATGTTGTAGTTGAATCATGAACTATATGTTAAGCATTATGATGTTGTAGTTGAATCATGAtctatatgtatttttatatttatctgtTTCAGCAATATTTGGGACAAGCCAATCCAATTCAACAACACAACAATATAAATTCATCTGATTTGAATATGAAATCGCAACATTTGTCTCAGACTATGAATGATAGCAGGAAAATGCATCAATTGCAAAACCATCATGTTGATATCTGTGATTGCATGCATAAACATTCTCAAAGtaatcctttacatgatttccTAAATTCAAGTGATCAGACATCGaattttgggaaaaataaattttgtctaCATAATGAACCATACGGTGTTTCACGCTACACATCTGACTCCGGTGAATCTATGAACAATGTTAGTGGGGGCCAAAGGCCTGAAAATGCTATTGATGGAAAAGTTATCAGTGAGGATACATGCATCTATTGTGTGGA
Coding sequences:
- the LOC114165931 gene encoding uncharacterized protein LOC114165931 — translated: MDTNMFQSDDSRKYYCPVLGLKVFVQDSNLRCLTAVSNILQALGYEVMTANNSIELFESELHLQKPVKISNLSSLWKYALWRMEDKMVITADVEGFGRLESEEIIANNNRECQSFMNTGGQTLQSVIIREHNHTRGGKESESLILDRKRLSRTYDSPMKFFGGAELAGTSASPSQTNQLRAVPRFEIQNIESHFQQYLGQANPIQQHNNINSSDLNMKSQHLSQTMNDSRKMHQLQNHHVDICDCMHKHSQSNPLHDFLNSSDQTSNFGKNKFCLHNEPYGVSRYTSDSGESMNNVSGGQRPENAIDGKVISEDTCIYCVDDISVQSEMEFNTLSSNDMCHQFSPSLPDPLLPSEGKHGIYDAKADEILYPPNGTQEFSDEDVNTCLSMYNNP